A single Brachybacterium sillae DNA region contains:
- a CDS encoding sensor histidine kinase produces MSRRPSMSELLDAVLASDDLEEVLGRLVAMASAESGPHTTVALVLPLGPGCWTVELADGPASADLLGQELHENQILCAAIHSGETARLSALNGRTDAVPGTDLPLRRQSGLRGPDGPGALLVVAESEPWITADRVDGIAALVSLALRDVTHQPAQDAEDERARIARDLHDLAIQELFAVGMELESLVAEAESGASTPQTVVRRLGSSTRGVENAVAQIRQIVQSLRRVRPEATLTERLRHEAGLATAGLGFAPSLRLPSPPESLDREIPEDIAEDVVAVVRECLANAARHAHASAVAVAIGVIDEGVDRVVQVNVSDNGRGIDPSVTRRSGLANMASRARRHSGWVDAIPLDPGTMISWRVTLPPV; encoded by the coding sequence ATGAGTCGGCGCCCCTCGATGAGTGAGCTGCTCGACGCCGTCCTGGCCAGTGATGATCTCGAAGAGGTGCTCGGGCGACTGGTGGCGATGGCGTCGGCGGAATCCGGGCCCCACACCACCGTGGCCCTGGTGCTGCCGCTGGGGCCCGGCTGCTGGACGGTGGAACTGGCCGATGGTCCGGCCAGCGCGGATCTGCTGGGACAGGAGCTGCACGAGAACCAGATCCTGTGCGCCGCCATCCACAGCGGGGAGACCGCGCGTCTGTCGGCCCTGAACGGCCGCACCGACGCCGTCCCTGGTACCGACCTCCCCCTGCGGCGCCAGTCCGGCCTGCGCGGTCCCGACGGCCCCGGGGCGCTGCTGGTGGTCGCGGAGAGCGAACCCTGGATCACGGCCGACCGGGTCGACGGCATCGCCGCGCTGGTCTCCCTCGCCCTGCGCGACGTCACCCATCAGCCGGCTCAGGATGCCGAGGACGAACGCGCGCGGATCGCCCGCGATCTGCATGACCTGGCGATCCAGGAACTGTTCGCGGTCGGGATGGAACTCGAATCACTGGTGGCGGAGGCCGAATCAGGAGCCTCCACGCCGCAGACGGTCGTCCGCCGCCTGGGATCCAGCACCCGCGGCGTGGAGAACGCCGTCGCGCAGATCCGTCAGATCGTGCAGTCCCTGCGACGCGTCCGCCCCGAGGCGACGCTGACGGAGCGGCTGCGCCATGAGGCCGGGCTGGCGACCGCCGGGCTGGGTTTCGCCCCGAGCCTGCGTCTGCCGTCACCGCCGGAGTCGCTGGACCGAGAGATCCCGGAGGACATCGCGGAGGACGTCGTCGCGGTGGTCCGGGAATGTCTGGCCAATGCCGCACGGCACGCGCACGCCAGCGCGGTGGCGGTCGCGATCGGGGTGATCGATGAGGGCGTGGACCGGGTGGTGCAGGTGAACGTGTCGGACAACGGCCGCGGGATCGACCCGTCGGTGACGCGCCGCAGCGGCCTGGCGAACATGGCCAGCCGCGCCCGCCGTCACTCCGGCTGGGTCGACGCGATCCCGTTGGATCCCGGCACGATGATCTCCTGGCGGGTCACACTGCCGCCGGTGTGA
- the cydB gene encoding cytochrome d ubiquinol oxidase subunit II produces MDTTALQTLWFILLTVLFLGYFVLEGFDFGVGMNVAAIGKGDDTRTRQVLRTIAPVWDGNQVWLIVAGGAMFAAFPEMYATLFSGFYLALLLILVALIVRVCAFKYRDKIDNPTWHRTWDIMHVIGGLLPALLWGVAFANIVQGVGIDENRWITTSLLGLLNPFGLLGGLVFVLLFWLHGTLYLALRTTGEVRERAHSLAGKLIIPTIVGGAIFLIWAQLAYSRSVLTWLPLLVAALALVAVIPLNRARKEGLAFAASSLAIAAATIQLFGGLFPYLLPARGDDALSLTVANASSSEHTLMVMTIATVILLPIVLAYQVWTYWVFRRRVTEDEVETPAGGMWAMVRSRYREAFDQG; encoded by the coding sequence ATGGACACCACCGCGCTCCAGACCCTCTGGTTCATCCTGCTGACGGTCCTGTTCCTGGGCTACTTCGTGCTCGAGGGCTTCGACTTCGGCGTCGGCATGAACGTCGCCGCCATCGGCAAGGGTGACGACACCCGCACCCGCCAGGTGCTGCGGACCATCGCCCCGGTGTGGGACGGCAACCAGGTGTGGCTGATCGTCGCCGGCGGCGCGATGTTCGCCGCCTTCCCGGAGATGTACGCGACGCTCTTCTCGGGCTTCTACCTGGCCCTGCTGCTGATCCTCGTGGCACTGATCGTGCGCGTGTGCGCCTTCAAGTACCGCGACAAGATCGACAACCCGACCTGGCACCGCACCTGGGACATCATGCACGTCATCGGCGGGCTGCTCCCGGCGCTGCTGTGGGGCGTGGCCTTCGCCAACATCGTCCAGGGCGTCGGCATCGACGAGAACCGCTGGATCACCACCTCGCTGCTCGGGCTGCTCAACCCCTTCGGCCTGCTCGGCGGTCTGGTCTTCGTGCTGCTGTTCTGGCTGCACGGCACCCTGTACCTGGCACTGCGCACCACCGGCGAGGTTCGCGAGCGGGCACACTCTCTGGCCGGGAAGCTGATCATCCCCACCATCGTGGGTGGCGCGATCTTCCTCATCTGGGCCCAGCTGGCCTACTCCCGCAGCGTGCTGACCTGGCTTCCGCTGCTGGTGGCGGCCCTCGCCTTGGTGGCGGTGATCCCGCTGAACCGGGCCCGCAAGGAGGGCCTCGCCTTCGCGGCGAGCAGCCTGGCGATCGCCGCGGCGACGATCCAGCTGTTCGGCGGCCTGTTCCCCTACCTGCTGCCGGCCCGCGGTGACGACGCGCTCTCCCTGACCGTGGCGAACGCCTCCAGCTCGGAGCACACCCTGATGGTCATGACCATTGCCACTGTGATCCTGCTGCCGATCGTCCTGGCCTACCAGGTGTGGACCTACTGGGTGTTCCGCCGTCGCGTGACGGAGGACGAGGTCGAGACCCCCGCCGGCGGCATGTGGGCCATGGTCCGCTCCCGCTACCGCGAGGCCTTCGATCAGGGCTGA
- a CDS encoding cytochrome ubiquinol oxidase subunit I, with the protein MDALDLARWQFGITTVYHFIFVPLTIGLSLLVAIMQTIAHTSRDAVRRDAWTRLTKFFGSMLIVNFGIGIATGIVQEFQFGMNWSEYSRFVGDIFGAPLALEGLAAFFLESVFLGLWIFGWNRLPEKLHLLTIWCVAIGTMLSAYFILAANSFMQHPVGAHFNPETGRAELDPAQGGIISVLTNVTTLVAFPHVISGAWLTAGAFVTGVAAWHMVRHHRMAEAAPVGSREAESHWHMAREIFRPATRFGVIVMLISAVVLVVSGDAQAKIMFQQQPMKMASAEALCETQEGAPFSILTIGGPDAFTADCSSVTHLIEIPNLTSFLATNDPNAELKGVDALQEEYAAQFGATATDIEGTEQAVDYRPNLFVTYWSFRLMIGLAAFSGILALWALLATRGKGEAARTTGSQAFAWFAVLAIAMPFLANTAGWVFTEMGRQPWVVAPNPMGDPTISLLTMQGVSNHPAWMVVTSLAVFTLLYGVLAVVWFHLMRSTARKGIPTPRRERSTGEVDTPVLSFGY; encoded by the coding sequence ATGGACGCCCTCGATCTGGCCCGATGGCAGTTCGGCATCACGACCGTCTACCACTTCATCTTCGTGCCGCTCACGATCGGTCTGTCGCTGCTCGTGGCGATCATGCAGACGATCGCCCACACCTCCCGTGACGCGGTCCGCCGCGACGCCTGGACCCGCCTGACGAAGTTCTTCGGGTCGATGCTCATCGTCAACTTCGGCATCGGAATCGCCACCGGCATCGTGCAGGAGTTCCAGTTCGGCATGAACTGGTCGGAGTACTCCCGCTTCGTCGGTGACATCTTCGGCGCCCCGCTGGCCCTCGAGGGCCTCGCCGCCTTCTTCCTCGAGTCCGTGTTCCTGGGCCTGTGGATCTTCGGCTGGAACCGCCTGCCGGAGAAGCTGCACCTGCTCACCATCTGGTGCGTCGCCATCGGCACCATGCTCTCGGCGTACTTCATCCTCGCCGCGAACTCCTTCATGCAGCACCCGGTCGGCGCCCACTTCAACCCGGAGACCGGTCGCGCCGAACTCGATCCGGCCCAGGGCGGGATCATCTCCGTCCTCACCAACGTCACCACCCTGGTGGCCTTCCCCCATGTGATCTCGGGGGCCTGGCTCACCGCCGGTGCGTTCGTCACCGGTGTCGCGGCGTGGCACATGGTCCGTCATCACCGGATGGCCGAGGCGGCCCCGGTCGGCTCACGCGAGGCCGAGAGCCACTGGCACATGGCGCGGGAGATCTTCCGCCCCGCCACCCGTTTCGGTGTCATCGTCATGCTGATCTCCGCCGTCGTCCTCGTCGTCTCCGGTGATGCGCAGGCGAAGATCATGTTCCAGCAGCAGCCGATGAAGATGGCCTCGGCCGAGGCGCTGTGCGAGACGCAGGAGGGTGCCCCCTTCTCCATCCTCACCATCGGCGGGCCGGACGCGTTCACGGCCGACTGCTCGAGCGTGACCCACCTGATCGAGATCCCGAACCTCACCTCGTTCCTCGCCACCAACGATCCGAACGCTGAGCTGAAGGGCGTGGACGCCCTGCAGGAGGAGTACGCCGCCCAGTTCGGCGCCACCGCCACCGACATCGAGGGCACCGAGCAGGCCGTCGACTACCGGCCGAACCTGTTCGTGACCTACTGGAGCTTCCGCCTCATGATCGGCCTGGCCGCGTTCAGCGGCATCCTGGCCCTCTGGGCACTGCTGGCCACCCGCGGCAAGGGCGAGGCCGCCCGCACCACCGGCTCCCAGGCCTTCGCCTGGTTCGCGGTGCTCGCGATCGCCATGCCGTTCCTGGCCAACACCGCCGGCTGGGTGTTCACCGAGATGGGCCGCCAGCCGTGGGTCGTCGCGCCCAACCCGATGGGTGACCCGACCATCAGCCTGCTGACCATGCAGGGTGTCTCCAACCATCCGGCCTGGATGGTCGTGACCTCCCTGGCCGTCTTCACCCTCCTGTACGGGGTGCTCGCGGTGGTGTGGTTCCACCTGATGCGCAGCACCGCGCGCAAGGGCATCCCCACCCCGCGTCGTGAACGCTCCACGGGCGAGGTCGACACCCCCGTGCTGTCCTTCGGCTACTGA
- a CDS encoding response regulator transcription factor, translating into MSEESTLRVMIVDDHEIVRRGIIGVIDAARDLEVVGEAGSVTEALRRLPAVRPQVLVVDLQLPDGTGIDVMKAARDLDPEQVMLVLTSFDDDAALRESKAAGARGLLLKSSRSLEIVQAVRSVARGEEIWPAQAAHDEPELPETDQRIVSLIGDGLSNREIAEELGIAEKTVKNRLTSILHTLGLQRRTQVAAREAARRRADWR; encoded by the coding sequence GTGTCCGAGGAGTCGACCCTGCGCGTGATGATCGTCGACGACCACGAGATCGTGCGACGAGGCATCATCGGTGTGATCGACGCGGCCCGGGACCTCGAGGTGGTCGGGGAGGCGGGATCGGTGACCGAGGCGCTGCGCCGCCTCCCGGCGGTGCGGCCCCAGGTCCTGGTCGTCGACCTTCAGCTGCCCGACGGCACCGGCATCGACGTCATGAAGGCCGCACGTGATCTGGATCCCGAGCAGGTGATGCTGGTGCTCACCTCCTTCGACGATGACGCGGCACTGCGTGAGTCCAAGGCCGCCGGTGCCCGCGGACTGCTGCTGAAGTCCTCCCGGTCCCTCGAGATCGTGCAGGCGGTGCGGTCTGTGGCGCGTGGTGAGGAGATCTGGCCCGCCCAGGCCGCGCACGACGAGCCGGAGCTGCCGGAGACCGATCAGCGGATCGTCTCGCTCATCGGCGACGGGCTCTCCAATCGGGAGATCGCCGAGGAGCTCGGCATCGCCGAGAAGACCGTGAAGAACCGTCTCACCTCCATCCTGCACACCCTCGGTCTGCAGCGCCGCACGCAGGTGGCGGCCCGGGAGGCGGCGCGGCGTCGGGCCGACTGGCGCTGA
- the cydC gene encoding thiol reductant ABC exporter subunit CydC, whose translation MSRRASHALARVMPLLQLERPRLLAAIGAGSATLGAAFALAAVSAHLVTRAWTMPPVLDLTVAVVAVRALGVSRGAFRWLERMLTHDVALRGVVDLRANLFARVAAHGTPLARVRRGELLARFGDDAQELGDHVIRAVVPAAVAVVLGVAALVTFAAISLPATLAVGASLLLAYVVAPWAALRAAEAPGQEMVTARGAVTAGVLHVLDDASALRLEDRLDAALDRLDEDQRTQDRAVDAAALPSAVAAAASPAAMVLAVAGSLLAAGPAWAGGTASAGVIGMLVLLPLSSFEAAQTLPAAATQYARSRAAARRLAEVMETDGPSAATSDATSSGSDATGTESDATGTGAPAAPPHPSPVPVPAARLTAHALRVGWIRGRPLTEPVHLDLPSGSRLAIVGPSGAGKSTLLQTLAGLLPPLDGEVLLDGRPVGDLSATEVRSTIVCYAEDAHVFGTTVRENLRVARGDASDEEILAALTDVELDDWVRSLPEGLDTLLGAAGTTVSGGERRRLLLARAVLRRSPLTLLDEPTEHLDPERARRLLHRILDPGPDGLFPPEGTVVVVTHQRDALPAAVPLLPLRPLPMPAHPGATPPLPPSPSPEPEVPS comes from the coding sequence ATGAGCCGCCGCGCGTCCCACGCTCTCGCCCGGGTGATGCCCCTGCTGCAGCTGGAGCGTCCGCGACTGCTCGCAGCCATCGGCGCGGGCTCCGCGACCCTCGGGGCCGCCTTCGCCCTGGCCGCGGTCTCCGCCCATCTGGTGACCCGCGCCTGGACGATGCCACCGGTGCTCGATCTCACCGTCGCGGTCGTGGCGGTGCGCGCCCTCGGGGTGTCCCGCGGTGCCTTCCGCTGGCTGGAGCGGATGCTCACCCATGATGTGGCGCTGCGCGGGGTGGTGGATCTCCGGGCGAACCTCTTCGCACGGGTGGCGGCCCACGGCACCCCGCTCGCCCGCGTGCGTCGCGGTGAGCTGCTGGCCCGATTCGGCGATGACGCCCAGGAGCTCGGGGATCATGTGATCCGGGCCGTGGTGCCGGCTGCCGTCGCCGTGGTGCTGGGGGTCGCGGCCCTCGTCACCTTCGCCGCGATCTCCCTGCCGGCGACGCTGGCGGTCGGGGCCTCCCTGCTGCTGGCCTACGTGGTCGCTCCCTGGGCGGCACTGCGCGCCGCCGAGGCACCCGGGCAGGAGATGGTCACTGCCCGCGGCGCCGTGACCGCCGGGGTGCTGCACGTGCTGGATGATGCCTCCGCCCTGCGCCTGGAGGACCGCCTCGACGCCGCCCTGGACCGTCTGGACGAGGATCAGCGCACCCAGGATCGTGCCGTCGATGCCGCCGCGCTCCCCAGTGCCGTCGCGGCCGCGGCCTCTCCCGCCGCGATGGTCCTGGCAGTCGCCGGGTCGCTGCTCGCCGCCGGACCCGCCTGGGCCGGTGGCACCGCGAGCGCCGGGGTGATCGGCATGCTGGTGCTGCTGCCGCTGTCGTCCTTCGAGGCGGCGCAGACCCTTCCCGCGGCGGCGACCCAATACGCCCGCTCCCGAGCTGCCGCTCGCCGCCTCGCGGAAGTGATGGAGACGGACGGGCCTTCCGCTGCGACGTCCGACGCCACGAGCTCGGGGTCCGACGCCACGGGCACGGAGTCCGACGCCACGGGCACGGGCGCGCCGGCCGCTCCCCCGCACCCCTCGCCGGTCCCCGTCCCCGCCGCCCGCCTGACAGCCCACGCGCTGCGGGTCGGCTGGATTCGGGGCCGCCCCCTCACGGAGCCGGTGCACCTCGACCTCCCCTCGGGGTCACGGCTGGCGATCGTCGGCCCCTCCGGGGCGGGGAAGTCGACGCTGCTGCAGACCCTCGCCGGTCTGCTGCCGCCGCTCGACGGAGAGGTTCTCCTCGACGGCCGCCCGGTGGGTGATCTGTCCGCGACGGAGGTGCGCAGCACGATCGTCTGCTACGCGGAGGACGCCCATGTCTTCGGGACGACCGTGCGGGAGAACCTTCGGGTGGCGCGGGGTGATGCCTCCGACGAGGAGATCCTCGCTGCACTCACCGACGTGGAGCTCGACGACTGGGTGCGGTCGCTTCCCGAGGGTCTGGACACCCTGCTCGGCGCGGCCGGGACCACTGTCTCCGGTGGGGAGCGGCGGCGTCTGCTGCTGGCGCGCGCGGTGCTGCGCCGCAGCCCCCTCACCCTGCTGGACGAGCCGACGGAGCACCTCGATCCGGAGCGCGCCCGGCGCCTGCTGCACCGGATCCTCGATCCCGGCCCCGACGGCCTCTTTCCTCCGGAGGGCACCGTCGTGGTGGTCACGCACCAGCGTGACGCCCTGCCGGCGGCCGTGCCGCTCCTGCCGTTGCGGCCCCTGCCGATGCCGGCGCACCCCGGTGCCACCCCGCCTCTCCCCCCGTCCCCGTCTCCCGAACCGGAGGTCCCCTCATGA
- the mutM gene encoding bifunctional DNA-formamidopyrimidine glycosylase/DNA-(apurinic or apyrimidinic site) lyase yields MPELPEVEVVRRGLLPHVLGREITAVRIGDERSVRRQSGGPRELLDRLPGTRVTALARRGKFLWWRLADARTGRPCADALMVHLGMSGQLRVRGGADGTAQEPVAQEPVAQETVAQEGPASDPVRHLRVRLTLEGGVTVDFLDQRLFGGLWLSPLVAAPDGLPAGWGSTDEQLPVDASHIARDLLDEHADLPGIARVLRGRSAGVKSLLLSQQIVSGIGNIYADEALWAARAHPAQPGRDLSQIRALRILRTGREVMQRALEVGGTSFDALYVNVDGRSGYFARSLDAYGREGEPCRRCGTPLVRTVVAQRSSHLCPRCQRLRSSGGAARVAASGR; encoded by the coding sequence ATGCCCGAGCTGCCCGAGGTCGAGGTGGTGCGACGCGGTCTGCTGCCGCATGTGCTCGGCCGGGAGATCACCGCGGTGCGCATCGGCGACGAACGGTCCGTGCGCCGCCAGAGTGGGGGTCCCCGGGAGCTCCTCGACCGCCTGCCCGGCACGCGCGTCACCGCTCTGGCCCGGCGCGGGAAGTTCCTCTGGTGGCGGCTGGCCGACGCCCGGACCGGGCGACCGTGTGCGGACGCGCTCATGGTGCACCTGGGGATGAGCGGCCAGTTGAGAGTGCGAGGTGGCGCCGACGGCACGGCGCAGGAGCCGGTGGCGCAGGAACCTGTGGCGCAGGAAACGGTGGCGCAGGAGGGACCCGCGTCCGATCCGGTGCGGCACCTCCGGGTGCGCCTCACCCTGGAAGGCGGTGTCACCGTCGACTTCCTCGACCAGCGACTCTTCGGTGGACTGTGGCTCTCCCCGCTGGTCGCCGCCCCCGATGGTCTCCCCGCCGGATGGGGCAGCACCGATGAGCAGCTGCCCGTGGACGCCTCCCACATCGCCCGGGACCTGCTCGATGAGCACGCCGACCTCCCGGGCATCGCCCGCGTCCTGCGGGGACGCAGTGCCGGCGTGAAGAGCCTGCTGCTGTCTCAGCAGATCGTCTCGGGCATCGGCAACATCTACGCCGACGAGGCCCTGTGGGCGGCCCGGGCGCATCCCGCCCAGCCCGGTCGGGACCTGTCGCAGATCCGAGCGCTGCGGATTCTCCGCACCGGCCGCGAGGTGATGCAACGGGCTCTCGAGGTCGGGGGTACCAGTTTCGACGCGCTGTACGTCAACGTCGATGGTCGCTCGGGGTACTTCGCGCGCTCCCTCGATGCCTACGGCCGGGAGGGAGAACCGTGCCGGCGGTGCGGGACACCGCTGGTGCGCACGGTGGTCGCGCAGCGCTCCAGCCACCTGTGCCCGCGCTGTCAACGACTGCGTTCATCGGGCGGTGCGGCACGGGTGGCGGCGTCGGGGCGATGA
- the cydD gene encoding thiol reductant ABC exporter subunit CydD encodes MTDTPVTSRGRRRPAPIDPRLVRHVRAARGHLALTVGLGLLQAVCVILTAVLLARIGADLLVDGVLPSAQPAVLLALLGVLMVRAGAVFLQQRTGHRAATAAVAELRRDVVEHAALLGPRAGAGRGGDLATLATTGLELLRPYLVGYVPQLVLAATVTPLALVAITLLDLTSGLIVLGTLPLVPIFMILIGLLTQGRSERLLADQRRLWAQTLDLVDGLPTLRALGRERGPERTVHDLGDRHRRSTMDTLRVAFLSSTVLELLATLCVALVAVAIGMRLVYGQMELFPALAVLVLAPEAYLPLRQVGQQFHASTDGLAALDAVFTVLEEPAPADGTLPAPDLRRCTLRLRGVGVRSRDGGHAPDRLDLEVPPGHSLALIGPSGAGKTTAVHVLLGLLQPDEGHAEVIPAGGDAVDVTALQRRTYWDQIVHLPQRPVLPPGPLRDVLREARPEASDAELDEALSAVGLDTMLAAREEEPVLGRDGSGASLGERQRLALARAVLSSAPVVILDEPTAHLDGASEELVVGLMRRWSAEGRTVLVVTHRGRTAAAARTIVEVTR; translated from the coding sequence ATGACCGACACCCCCGTCACGAGCCGCGGTCGACGGCGCCCCGCGCCGATCGATCCGCGGCTCGTGCGGCATGTCCGGGCGGCCCGTGGGCACCTCGCACTGACCGTCGGTCTCGGACTGCTGCAGGCGGTGTGCGTGATCCTCACCGCCGTGCTGCTCGCTCGGATCGGTGCGGATCTGCTGGTCGACGGTGTGCTCCCGAGCGCGCAGCCAGCTGTGCTGCTGGCCCTGCTGGGGGTGCTGATGGTGCGCGCCGGCGCGGTGTTCCTCCAGCAGCGCACGGGGCATCGGGCCGCCACCGCGGCCGTCGCCGAGCTGCGCCGTGATGTGGTGGAGCATGCCGCGCTGCTCGGCCCTCGCGCTGGGGCCGGGCGCGGCGGTGACCTGGCGACCCTCGCCACCACCGGCCTGGAGCTGCTGCGTCCCTACCTGGTGGGGTATGTGCCGCAGCTGGTGCTCGCCGCGACCGTGACCCCGCTGGCCCTCGTGGCGATCACCCTGCTGGATCTCACCAGCGGGCTCATCGTCCTGGGCACCCTTCCCCTGGTGCCGATCTTCATGATCCTCATCGGCCTGCTCACCCAGGGTCGTTCCGAGCGGCTGCTGGCGGATCAGCGCCGTCTGTGGGCACAGACCCTCGACCTGGTCGACGGTCTGCCGACGCTGCGAGCCCTGGGACGCGAACGCGGCCCGGAGCGCACCGTCCACGACCTCGGGGACCGGCACCGCCGCTCCACGATGGACACCTTGAGGGTGGCGTTCCTGTCCTCGACCGTGTTGGAACTCCTGGCGACGCTGTGCGTGGCTCTGGTGGCGGTCGCCATCGGCATGCGCCTGGTGTACGGGCAGATGGAGCTGTTCCCGGCCCTCGCGGTGTTGGTGCTCGCCCCCGAGGCGTACCTGCCGCTGCGGCAGGTCGGGCAGCAGTTCCATGCCTCCACCGACGGTCTCGCCGCGCTCGATGCCGTCTTCACCGTCCTGGAGGAACCCGCCCCCGCCGACGGAACCCTCCCCGCCCCGGACCTGCGCCGGTGCACCCTGCGGTTGCGGGGCGTGGGGGTCCGCTCGCGCGATGGGGGCCACGCACCCGACCGGCTCGACCTCGAGGTGCCTCCCGGCCACAGCCTCGCGCTGATCGGCCCCAGTGGCGCGGGGAAGACCACCGCCGTCCACGTGCTCCTGGGGCTGCTGCAGCCCGACGAGGGTCACGCCGAGGTGATCCCCGCCGGCGGGGACGCCGTGGACGTGACCGCCCTGCAGCGCCGGACGTACTGGGATCAGATCGTGCACCTGCCGCAGCGTCCGGTGCTGCCCCCCGGGCCCCTGCGCGACGTCCTGCGAGAGGCCCGGCCCGAGGCCTCCGACGCCGAGCTGGACGAGGCACTGTCCGCGGTCGGTCTGGACACGATGCTGGCCGCTCGCGAGGAGGAACCCGTGCTGGGCCGGGACGGATCCGGGGCCTCCCTCGGGGAGCGACAGCGCCTGGCTCTGGCGCGAGCCGTGCTGAGCTCCGCCCCGGTAGTGATCCTGGATGAGCCGACAGCGCACCTGGACGGCGCCAGTGAGGAGCTGGTCGTCGGGCTGATGCGGCGATGGTCCGCCGAGGGTCGGACGGTGCTCGTCGTCACCCACCGTGGCCGCACCGCCGCTGCCGCCCGGACGATCGTGGAGGTGACCCGATGA
- a CDS encoding PspA/IM30 family protein, with protein sequence MTAKQSILGRIAQLTRANIHALLDQAGDPEKMLDQMIRDYTDSIREAETAVAQTIGNLRLMEQDQEEDRRAAEEWGRKALVASQRGDELRAQGNTSEADRFDALARVAIERQMQAEEEIRAVQPSIDSQNEVVGKLKSGLDIMHGKLNELRSRRDQLVARSRAAQAQNRMADAMGAIDVLDPTSELSRFEEKVRREEARVIGREELAASSIDNQFEALEVEARRVDVDERLKALKAGTRPADAIES encoded by the coding sequence ATGACCGCCAAGCAGTCCATCCTCGGCCGCATCGCCCAGCTGACCCGAGCCAACATCCACGCCCTGTTGGACCAGGCCGGGGATCCGGAGAAGATGCTGGATCAGATGATCCGTGACTACACCGATTCCATCCGAGAGGCCGAGACCGCGGTCGCGCAGACCATCGGGAACCTGCGTCTCATGGAGCAGGACCAGGAGGAGGATCGCCGCGCCGCCGAGGAGTGGGGGCGCAAGGCGCTCGTGGCCTCCCAGCGCGGTGATGAGCTGCGCGCCCAGGGGAACACCTCGGAGGCTGACCGTTTCGACGCGCTCGCCCGCGTCGCCATCGAGCGTCAGATGCAGGCCGAGGAGGAGATCCGGGCGGTGCAGCCGTCGATCGACTCACAGAACGAGGTCGTGGGCAAGCTGAAGTCCGGGCTGGACATCATGCACGGCAAGCTCAACGAGCTGCGTTCGCGTCGGGATCAGCTGGTGGCCCGCTCCCGCGCGGCGCAGGCGCAGAACCGCATGGCCGACGCCATGGGCGCCATCGACGTGCTCGATCCCACCAGTGAACTCTCCCGCTTCGAGGAGAAGGTGCGCCGCGAGGAGGCGCGCGTCATCGGCCGCGAGGAGCTCGCCGCCAGCAGCATCGACAACCAGTTCGAGGCACTCGAGGTCGAAGCGCGTCGGGTGGATGTCGATGAGCGCCTCAAGGCCCTGAAGGCCGGGACCCGACCGGCCGACGCGATCGAGTCCTGA
- the rnc gene encoding ribonuclease III: MARARKLRPAADPEGLVQALPLDGAQAADLRESGLLELALTHRSYAFEHEATPHNERLEFLGDSVLGLATTEHLYTTYPTVPEGVLAKRRAAIVSMRALAILARRLHLGDYVRLGRGEDLSGGREKPSILADTLEAVFGAVHLACGPDVSRRVVLEVLAPLLDSDEMLEAGFDFKTRLQEIAAEVGTVPVYTVTGSGPEHSPVFTAVATVQGVVTAEGTGPSKKEAELAAAQQAVRAVLTERGESLFPRA; this comes from the coding sequence ATGGCCCGAGCCCGGAAGCTGCGCCCCGCGGCGGATCCCGAGGGGCTGGTGCAGGCACTCCCGCTCGATGGCGCCCAGGCCGCCGACCTGCGCGAATCCGGCCTGTTGGAGCTGGCGCTGACCCACCGGTCCTACGCCTTCGAGCACGAGGCCACCCCGCACAACGAGCGCCTCGAGTTCCTCGGCGATTCCGTGCTCGGACTCGCCACCACCGAGCACCTCTACACGACCTACCCGACCGTCCCCGAGGGAGTCCTGGCGAAGCGGCGCGCCGCGATCGTGTCGATGCGGGCGCTCGCGATCCTCGCCCGCCGCCTGCACCTCGGGGACTACGTGCGCCTGGGCCGCGGGGAGGACCTCTCGGGCGGACGGGAGAAGCCGTCGATCCTCGCAGACACCCTGGAGGCGGTGTTCGGAGCGGTCCACCTGGCCTGCGGTCCCGACGTCTCACGCCGCGTCGTGCTGGAGGTGCTGGCCCCGCTGCTCGACTCCGACGAGATGCTCGAGGCCGGGTTCGACTTCAAGACCCGTCTGCAGGAGATCGCCGCCGAGGTCGGTACGGTTCCCGTCTACACCGTCACCGGATCCGGCCCGGAGCACTCCCCGGTGTTCACCGCGGTCGCGACCGTGCAGGGAGTGGTGACTGCGGAGGGCACCGGTCCCTCCAAGAAGGAGGCCGAGCTCGCCGCCGCGCAGCAAGCCGTCCGCGCGGTGCTCACGGAACGCGGCGAGTCGCTGTTCCCCCGGGCCTGA